The Deinococcus koreensis genome window below encodes:
- a CDS encoding GNAT family N-acetyltransferase: MGRIAYQTGFFGDSAARYFPDSELFAALWAGPYFQGAGAGCYVAEAGGEVLGYVLGAPEHERYQAALRRVVARRLSSSWPTRRTLLSLRYLLRVARFPSPHASWAAFPAHLHLNLLPAARGLGLGRRLLEAHLAALQGLGVGGVQLSTTAENRAALGLYRTLGFEVVASRRTPLWTPWLRHEAEHLAMARRLDGGPIPAQG; this comes from the coding sequence GTGGGGCGAATCGCGTATCAGACCGGGTTTTTCGGCGACAGCGCGGCGCGCTATTTCCCGGACTCGGAGCTGTTCGCCGCCCTGTGGGCCGGGCCGTACTTCCAGGGGGCGGGGGCAGGCTGCTATGTCGCCGAGGCCGGGGGCGAGGTGCTGGGCTACGTGCTGGGGGCGCCGGAACATGAGCGCTATCAGGCGGCGCTGAGGCGCGTGGTGGCACGGCGCCTGAGTTCGTCGTGGCCCACCCGGCGCACGCTGCTCAGCCTGCGCTACCTGCTGCGGGTGGCACGCTTTCCCTCGCCGCACGCTTCCTGGGCGGCGTTCCCGGCCCACCTGCACCTGAACCTGTTGCCCGCCGCGCGTGGCCTGGGGCTGGGGAGGCGGCTGCTGGAGGCGCATCTGGCGGCGCTGCAGGGCCTGGGCGTGGGCGGCGTGCAGCTCTCCACGACCGCCGAGAACCGCGCGGCGCTGGGGCTCTACCGCACCCTGGGCTTCGAGGTGGTCGCCTCGCGCCGCACGCCGCTGTGGACGCCCTGGCTGAGGCATGAGGCCGAGCACCTGGCTATGGCGCGGCGCCTGGACGGGGGCCCGATTCCGGCTCAGGGGTGA
- a CDS encoding response regulator transcription factor has translation MRFLVVEDEPEIRRPLVANLREAGYAVDEAATADEALALAAAFPFDALMVDVGLPEGPLAGFELVRELRAGGLLCPVLFLTARDAVEDRITGLDAGGDDYLVKPFHLGEVQARLRALVRRGRAEVQSARSWRDLRLDWTQRSVSRAGVRVALTAKEFSLLEVLASHPGRVYTREELIDRVWDGRFDAESNVVDTYVRNLRRKLGDDVIQTMRGVGYSFPEGE, from the coding sequence ATGCGCTTTCTGGTGGTGGAGGACGAGCCGGAGATCCGGCGTCCGCTGGTGGCGAACCTGCGCGAGGCCGGCTACGCGGTGGACGAGGCGGCCACGGCCGACGAGGCGCTGGCGCTGGCCGCCGCCTTTCCCTTCGACGCGCTGATGGTCGATGTGGGGCTGCCCGAGGGCCCGCTGGCCGGCTTCGAGCTGGTGCGCGAGCTGCGCGCCGGGGGGCTGCTGTGCCCGGTGCTGTTCCTGACCGCCCGCGACGCCGTGGAAGACCGGATCACTGGCCTGGACGCCGGCGGCGACGACTATCTGGTCAAGCCCTTCCACCTGGGCGAGGTGCAGGCCCGGTTGCGCGCCCTGGTGCGCCGGGGCCGCGCCGAGGTGCAGAGCGCCCGCAGCTGGCGCGACCTGCGGCTCGACTGGACGCAGCGCTCGGTGTCGCGCGCCGGCGTGCGGGTGGCGCTGACCGCCAAGGAGTTCTCGCTGCTGGAGGTGCTGGCCTCGCATCCGGGGCGGGTCTACACCCGCGAGGAGCTGATCGACCGGGTCTGGGACGGCCGCTTCGACGCCGAATCGAACGTGGTGGACACCTATGTCCGCAACCTGCGGCGCAAACTGGGCGACGACGTGATCCAGACCATGCGCGGCGTGGGCTACAGCTTCCCCGAGGGCGAGTAG
- a CDS encoding polysaccharide deacetylase family protein: MRAPLRPLLLALAVLGACGLAQTSAAQPVQVAPGQLPPGAVQPVAPGTRPAPAPPTLTLTPAIPEVRSVQYLGNGFIEVAHAVLTVEPAQRGRLRPLVQEVARRVLAARPELSEVDLSVYDRGAYASFGGPLPVLTASVPRRRLDDFTAWAGGTGAYERVWVNPGTMSATRAPDQVRETGPRPAAGRESALEARARNQGGVLDGLLYRGRFRSLQVAALTFDDAPHPLYEPLLLDLLRRSGVKATFFVIGRNAAAYPFFIHDLAAQGHEIGNHTYHHVRLPPLTPAEVTQELQLTNRTLQALTGQPVRYFRPPGGDYTPQTLDAARALGLTTVFWTDDPADFANPGDAVVESRLTSRLRPGGIVLLHDNAPEMLDVLQGFLRVARQRGYTLTTLGGLPK, from the coding sequence TTGAGAGCGCCGCTCCGTCCGCTGCTGCTGGCCCTGGCCGTGCTGGGCGCCTGCGGTCTGGCCCAGACGTCTGCCGCGCAACCTGTCCAGGTGGCGCCCGGCCAGCTGCCGCCCGGCGCGGTGCAGCCCGTGGCCCCCGGCACCCGCCCCGCGCCCGCGCCGCCGACCCTGACCCTGACGCCGGCCATCCCCGAGGTCAGAAGCGTGCAGTATCTGGGCAACGGCTTTATCGAGGTCGCTCACGCGGTGCTGACGGTCGAACCGGCCCAGCGCGGCCGGCTGCGCCCGCTGGTGCAGGAGGTGGCCCGGCGCGTGCTGGCCGCCCGGCCGGAGCTGAGCGAGGTCGATCTCAGCGTGTACGACCGGGGCGCCTACGCCAGTTTCGGGGGGCCGCTGCCGGTGCTCACCGCCTCGGTGCCGCGCCGCCGGCTGGACGACTTCACGGCCTGGGCGGGCGGCACCGGGGCCTACGAGCGGGTCTGGGTGAACCCCGGTACCATGAGCGCCACGCGCGCCCCCGATCAGGTGCGCGAGACCGGCCCGCGCCCCGCCGCCGGCCGCGAGAGCGCGCTGGAAGCGCGCGCCAGGAACCAGGGGGGCGTGCTGGATGGCCTGCTCTACCGGGGCCGCTTCCGCTCGCTGCAGGTCGCGGCGCTGACCTTCGACGACGCGCCCCACCCCCTGTACGAGCCGCTGCTGCTCGACCTGCTGCGGCGCAGCGGCGTGAAGGCCACCTTCTTCGTGATCGGGCGCAACGCCGCCGCCTACCCCTTTTTCATCCATGATCTGGCCGCGCAGGGGCACGAGATCGGCAACCACACCTACCACCATGTCCGGCTGCCGCCCCTGACCCCGGCCGAGGTCACCCAGGAGCTGCAGCTGACGAACCGCACCCTGCAGGCCCTGACCGGACAGCCGGTGCGCTATTTCCGCCCGCCCGGCGGGGACTACACGCCGCAGACCCTGGACGCCGCCCGCGCACTGGGCCTGACCACCGTGTTCTGGACGGACGACCCCGCCGACTTCGCCAACCCCGGCGACGCGGTGGTCGAGTCGCGCCTGACCTCCAGGCTGCGCCCCGGCGGCATCGTGCTGCTGCACGACAACGCGCCCGAGATGCTGGACGTGCTGCAGGGCTTCCTGAGGGTGGCCCGCCAGCGCGGCTACACCCTGACCACCCTGGGCGGCCTGCCGAAATAG
- a CDS encoding AEC family transporter, protein MFQALSSVLLPVILVAGLGALLSSRFPVDQGTVSRLTLYLLSPALVLDVILRTPVKVGEALHLGGAYLLTLGLCLALGWACGWGQPNLTRRSYSASVGIWNSGNMGLPIALFAFGQSGFERATVLFLASFVGMYLVGPALYSLGRGGAHWLDSLRDVLRLPALWATGLGLALRLLHVPLPEGLTRGVSLLAQATLPMILLTLGLHLGAAGWPRLTPRVWLASAARLVGGPLIALGVGRALGLDGANLAVLILSAAMPTAVNALLIAREYDADVGTVADVITLSTVLSVVTIAAVVTLLPRLG, encoded by the coding sequence ATGTTCCAGGCCCTCAGCAGCGTGTTGTTGCCCGTCATTCTCGTCGCGGGGCTGGGGGCGCTTCTCTCCTCGCGCTTTCCGGTCGACCAGGGCACGGTCTCGCGCCTGACCCTGTACCTGCTCTCGCCCGCGCTGGTGCTGGATGTGATCCTGCGAACCCCCGTGAAGGTGGGCGAGGCGCTGCACCTGGGCGGCGCGTACCTGCTGACCCTGGGGCTGTGCCTGGCGCTGGGCTGGGCCTGCGGCTGGGGCCAGCCAAACCTGACCCGGCGCTCCTACAGCGCGTCCGTGGGCATCTGGAACTCGGGCAACATGGGCCTGCCTATCGCCCTGTTCGCCTTCGGGCAGTCGGGCTTCGAGCGGGCCACGGTGCTGTTCCTGGCGTCGTTCGTGGGCATGTATCTGGTCGGCCCGGCGCTGTACAGCCTGGGGCGCGGCGGGGCGCACTGGCTGGACTCGCTCAGGGACGTGCTGCGCCTGCCCGCTCTCTGGGCGACCGGGCTGGGGCTGGCCCTGAGGCTGCTGCATGTGCCGCTGCCCGAGGGCCTGACGCGTGGGGTGAGCCTGCTCGCCCAGGCGACCCTGCCCATGATCCTGCTCACGCTGGGGCTGCACCTGGGCGCGGCCGGCTGGCCCCGGCTGACCCCCCGGGTGTGGCTCGCCAGCGCGGCGCGGCTGGTCGGCGGCCCGCTGATCGCGCTGGGCGTGGGGCGCGCGCTGGGGCTGGACGGCGCGAACCTGGCGGTGCTGATCCTCTCGGCCGCCATGCCGACCGCCGTGAACGCCCTGCTGATCGCCCGCGAATACGACGCCGACGTGGGCACCGTGGCCGACGTGATCACCCTGAGCACCGTGCTCTCGGTGGTGACCATCGCGGCGGTGGTCACGCTGCTGCCGCGACTGGGCTGA
- a CDS encoding sensor histidine kinase, translating into MTLRARLTLLTSLVLALTLLASLGVAGGVLWRVELRSIGQQIDAQAEALLAIATTTPERLDATARDILQENGVTAAARVYRGSTVIWTDGSRRSLQPDPGVLQGQQTRVVRQVGDLLIASQRSGPLSVEVGRSLEPLERLLRRYALIAGLTLLALSALAGLVVARMVRRALSPLEALAGRVQGLEWQSLRSAGPLPALTDAGEVGALARALDGSLSALRAERERETLFLASASHELRTPVTAMLADVQHTLSRPRPEAELRSTLERTERTASRLRLLTGNLITLTRAQRLPAAQDAPTRALDLLQLAGEAVDLLQPLAMRRSLDLWLDGAAVWVRGDHTLLGSMAENLIGNAIKFTPPGGRITVTVRPAGAHATLSVEDSGPGFPAGTLTDAFVRGATQVEGQVEGFGLGLAVVRQVVEAHGGTLELGRAGGSDGTEEPGARVVVTLPAAPEPATDRARSGADPAS; encoded by the coding sequence TTGACCCTGCGCGCCCGGCTGACCCTGCTGACCTCGCTGGTGCTGGCCCTGACCCTGCTGGCCTCCCTGGGGGTGGCGGGGGGGGTGCTGTGGCGGGTCGAGCTGAGATCGATCGGGCAGCAGATCGACGCCCAGGCCGAGGCGCTGCTGGCGATCGCCACCACCACGCCGGAGCGGCTGGACGCCACCGCCCGCGACATCCTGCAGGAGAACGGCGTGACCGCCGCCGCCCGCGTCTACCGGGGCTCCACGGTCATCTGGACGGATGGGAGCCGCAGGTCGCTGCAGCCCGATCCCGGTGTCCTGCAGGGCCAGCAGACGCGGGTCGTGCGGCAGGTGGGAGATCTGCTGATCGCTTCCCAGCGCAGCGGGCCGCTGAGCGTGGAGGTCGGGCGCAGCCTGGAGCCGCTGGAGAGGCTGCTGCGGCGCTACGCGCTGATCGCCGGGCTGACCCTGCTGGCGCTGAGCGCCCTGGCCGGGCTGGTCGTGGCGCGCATGGTGCGCCGGGCGCTCAGCCCCCTGGAGGCCCTGGCCGGGCGCGTGCAGGGCCTGGAGTGGCAGAGCCTGAGATCCGCCGGGCCCCTGCCGGCCCTGACGGATGCCGGCGAGGTCGGCGCCCTGGCCCGCGCCCTGGACGGCAGCCTGAGCGCATTGCGGGCCGAGCGGGAACGCGAGACCCTGTTCCTGGCCAGCGCGTCCCACGAGCTGCGAACCCCCGTGACCGCCATGCTCGCCGACGTGCAGCACACCCTCTCGCGCCCCCGCCCCGAGGCGGAGCTGCGGAGCACGCTGGAGCGCACCGAGCGCACCGCCAGCCGCCTGCGCCTGCTGACCGGCAACCTGATCACCCTCACGCGGGCGCAGCGGCTCCCGGCGGCCCAGGACGCGCCGACCAGGGCGCTCGATCTGCTGCAGCTGGCCGGCGAGGCCGTGGATCTGCTGCAGCCCCTGGCCATGCGCCGGAGCCTGGATCTGTGGCTCGACGGCGCCGCCGTGTGGGTGCGGGGCGACCACACCCTGCTGGGTAGCATGGCGGAAAACCTGATCGGCAACGCCATCAAGTTCACGCCGCCCGGCGGGCGGATCACGGTCACGGTGCGGCCCGCCGGAGCACACGCCACGCTGAGCGTGGAGGACAGCGGGCCGGGGTTCCCCGCCGGCACCCTGACCGACGCCTTCGTGCGGGGAGCGACCCAGGTCGAGGGCCAGGTCGAGGGCTTCGGCCTGGGCCTGGCGGTGGTGCGGCAGGTGGTGGAGGCGCACGGGGGCACCCTGGAACTGGGCCGGGCCGGAGGATCGGACGGCACGGAGGAACCCGGCGCGCGGGTGGTCGTGACCCTGCCGGCGGCGCCCGAACCGGCCACCGATCGGGCGCGCAGCGGTGCTGATCCGGCGTCCTGA
- a CDS encoding aldo/keto reductase → MDYRQLGRTGLQVSPLCLGTMNFGPEASEPDSHAIMDSALEQGVNFFDTADVYGWKLGEGVTEAIIGRWLEANPGKRDRVVLATKVYGKMGEGPNDQRLSAYHIRKACEDSLRRLKTDRIDLYQMHHIDRATPWEEIWQAMERLVREGSVLYVGSSNFAGWNIAQANTLAAQRHFMGLVSEQSLYNLNARTIELEVLPACRAFGVGMIPWSPLGGGLLGGVLQKAQEGRRASERIQQDIEKHRPQLERYEALCRELGHPPADVALAWLLHQPGVTAPIIGPRTAEQLRGALNAAQLKLTDDTLKALDEIWPGPGGQAPEAYAW, encoded by the coding sequence ATGGACTACCGCCAACTTGGCCGCACGGGGCTTCAGGTCAGCCCGCTGTGCCTGGGCACCATGAACTTCGGGCCGGAAGCCAGCGAGCCCGACAGCCACGCCATCATGGACAGCGCGCTGGAGCAGGGGGTGAATTTCTTCGACACGGCCGACGTCTACGGCTGGAAGCTCGGCGAGGGCGTGACCGAAGCCATCATCGGGCGCTGGCTGGAGGCCAACCCGGGCAAGCGTGACAGGGTCGTGCTCGCGACCAAGGTCTACGGCAAGATGGGCGAGGGCCCCAACGACCAGCGGCTCTCGGCCTATCACATCCGCAAGGCCTGCGAGGACAGCCTGCGCCGCCTCAAGACCGACCGTATCGACCTCTACCAGATGCACCACATCGACCGCGCCACCCCCTGGGAGGAGATCTGGCAGGCCATGGAGCGGCTGGTTCGGGAGGGCTCGGTGCTGTATGTCGGCAGTTCCAACTTCGCCGGCTGGAACATCGCGCAGGCGAACACGCTGGCGGCGCAGCGGCACTTCATGGGGCTGGTGTCCGAGCAGAGCCTGTACAACCTGAACGCCCGCACCATCGAGCTGGAGGTGCTGCCCGCCTGCCGGGCCTTCGGGGTCGGGATGATCCCCTGGAGCCCGCTGGGGGGCGGTCTGCTGGGCGGCGTGCTGCAAAAGGCCCAGGAGGGCCGCCGCGCCAGCGAGCGCATCCAGCAGGACATCGAGAAGCACCGCCCGCAGCTGGAGCGCTACGAGGCGCTGTGCCGCGAGCTGGGCCACCCACCCGCCGACGTCGCGCTGGCCTGGCTGCTGCACCAGCCGGGCGTGACCGCGCCCATCATCGGCCCGCGCACCGCCGAGCAGCTCCGCGGCGCCCTGAACGCCGCGCAGCTCAAGCTCACGGACGACACCCTGAAGGCGCTCGACGAGATCTGGCCCGGCCCCGGTGGGCAGGCGCCCGAGGCCTACGCCTGGTAG
- a CDS encoding AIM24 family protein, producing MEFTWRATIERELSAGNVKLDVLEYSATPMESALSGFHQTLNRPERWRQLAVHVAGGIATLESGALQYLRGELEMQAVSASGSGGGLGGFLRGAVTAAATGEGMYKTGFKGSGTLYTEPTRLHLLLGELRGESLIVDDGAFVACVGDITVGRHVNQGFAQMVGSGEGRVQPKLTGTGLFALQSPVPPEEFQILEMQNETLKVDGNLVIAYTDGLQFTVERSARGLLGSGKTGEGFVQAFRGTGRVWLAPTLPLHAGPVRVSG from the coding sequence ATGGAATTCACCTGGCGGGCGACGATCGAGCGCGAACTGAGCGCGGGCAACGTCAAACTGGACGTACTGGAATACAGCGCCACTCCGATGGAGTCGGCCCTGAGCGGCTTTCACCAGACGCTCAACCGCCCCGAGCGCTGGCGGCAGCTCGCCGTGCATGTCGCAGGCGGCATCGCCACCCTGGAATCCGGCGCCCTGCAGTACCTGCGCGGCGAACTGGAGATGCAGGCGGTCTCGGCCTCGGGTTCCGGCGGCGGCCTGGGCGGCTTCCTGCGCGGGGCGGTCACGGCGGCGGCCACCGGCGAGGGCATGTACAAGACCGGCTTCAAGGGCTCGGGCACGCTGTACACCGAACCCACCCGCCTGCACCTGCTGCTGGGCGAGCTGCGCGGTGAATCGCTAATCGTCGACGACGGCGCCTTCGTGGCCTGCGTGGGCGACATCACCGTGGGCCGCCACGTCAACCAGGGCTTCGCGCAGATGGTCGGCTCCGGCGAGGGCCGCGTGCAGCCCAAGCTGACCGGCACCGGCCTGTTCGCCCTGCAGAGCCCCGTGCCGCCCGAGGAATTCCAGATTCTGGAGATGCAGAATGAGACCCTGAAGGTGGACGGCAATCTGGTGATCGCCTACACCGACGGCCTGCAGTTCACGGTGGAGCGCTCCGCGCGCGGACTGCTGGGCAGCGGCAAGACCGGCGAGGGCTTCGTGCAGGCCTTCCGGGGCACGGGCCGGGTCTGGCTGGCACCCACGCTGCCGCTGCACGCCGGGCCGGTGCGGGTCTCGGGCTGA
- a CDS encoding cupredoxin domain-containing protein, whose product MTFPTTAKTALSLLPLVLLAAASLSGAAPATPTTATPTTATTAKTIRIEMSEMKFAPMNLTLRAGQPVVIQLSNAGVAPHEFQAYGKPGAAPKGEAAWDAYMEKHTIWLPSRDTRLTVNGKAVKGRFIEVQLKPGEKATLSFTPTQAGAFEMACDYPGHYESGMKGPLTVR is encoded by the coding sequence ATGACGTTCCCCACCACCGCCAAGACCGCACTGAGCCTGCTTCCCCTGGTTCTCCTCGCCGCCGCCAGCCTGTCGGGCGCCGCTCCGGCCACCCCAACCACTGCCACCCCAACCACTGCCACCACCGCCAAGACCATCAGGATCGAGATGTCCGAGATGAAGTTCGCGCCCATGAACCTGACCCTGAGGGCCGGGCAGCCGGTGGTCATCCAGCTGTCGAACGCGGGCGTGGCGCCGCACGAGTTCCAGGCGTACGGCAAGCCGGGGGCCGCCCCGAAAGGCGAAGCCGCCTGGGACGCCTACATGGAGAAGCACACCATCTGGCTGCCCAGCAGGGACACCCGGCTGACCGTGAACGGCAAGGCCGTGAAGGGCCGTTTCATCGAGGTGCAGCTCAAGCCCGGCGAGAAGGCCACGCTGAGCTTCACGCCGACCCAGGCGGGAGCGTTCGAGATGGCCTGCGACTATCCCGGCCACTACGAATCGGGCATGAAGGGGCCCCTCACCGTCAGATAG
- a CDS encoding DNA cytosine methyltransferase: MPAPTHLSLFSGAGGLDLGLEAAGFETRAVVEIDRAARATLEHNTRRLGRFPFMAADITALSVDDLLAATGLRRGEVTLLSGGPPCQPFSTAGRREALNDPRGSLFRDFLRMVEGTAPRFFIMENVRGLLSATLRHRPISARNGSPPSPEEERGSAFAVILAEFGRIGYSVTAGLLNAADYGCPQVRERVVLLGSRDHERVALPPPTHSRTGEQGLPRWRTLRDGLAGLHDPQPQFQPYSEARAQYLRLVPEGGNWRSLPPELKEDAMGGAYRSGGGKVGFYRRLAWDKPAPTVTTSPSQKATDMCHPSEDRPISVREAARLQGFPDDWTFCGSVSDQYRQIGNAVPTQLGEAIGRSLTYTLRGDTEPAPEGMLQRVPA; encoded by the coding sequence ATGCCGGCCCCCACGCACCTCTCCCTCTTTTCCGGCGCGGGGGGGCTCGACCTGGGGCTGGAGGCGGCGGGCTTCGAGACGCGGGCGGTGGTGGAGATCGACCGGGCGGCCCGGGCGACCCTGGAGCACAACACGCGGCGGCTGGGACGCTTCCCCTTCATGGCCGCCGACATCACCGCCCTGAGCGTGGACGACCTGCTGGCCGCCACCGGCCTCAGGCGCGGCGAGGTCACGCTGCTCAGCGGCGGGCCGCCCTGCCAGCCCTTTTCCACGGCCGGGCGCCGGGAGGCCCTGAACGACCCGCGCGGCAGCCTCTTCCGCGACTTCCTGAGGATGGTCGAAGGGACTGCGCCGCGCTTTTTCATCATGGAGAACGTGCGCGGCCTGCTCTCGGCCACCCTGCGACACCGCCCCATCTCGGCGCGGAACGGCTCGCCCCCCAGCCCGGAGGAGGAACGCGGCTCGGCCTTCGCGGTGATCCTCGCGGAGTTCGGGCGCATCGGCTACAGCGTGACCGCCGGCCTGCTGAACGCCGCCGACTACGGCTGCCCGCAGGTGCGCGAGCGCGTGGTGCTCCTGGGCAGCCGCGACCACGAACGGGTGGCACTGCCGCCCCCGACGCATTCCAGAACCGGTGAACAGGGTCTCCCCCGCTGGCGCACGCTCAGGGATGGGCTGGCCGGCCTGCACGATCCGCAGCCGCAGTTCCAGCCGTACAGCGAGGCCAGGGCGCAGTACCTCCGCCTGGTGCCCGAGGGCGGTAACTGGCGCTCGCTGCCCCCCGAGCTGAAAGAAGACGCGATGGGCGGCGCGTACCGGTCGGGCGGCGGCAAGGTCGGCTTCTACCGCCGGCTGGCCTGGGACAAGCCCGCGCCCACCGTCACCACCAGTCCGTCCCAGAAGGCCACGGACATGTGCCACCCAAGCGAAGACCGCCCGATTTCCGTGCGCGAGGCCGCGCGACTGCAGGGCTTCCCCGACGACTGGACGTTCTGCGGCTCGGTGAGTGACCAGTACCGGCAGATCGGCAACGCGGTGCCCACGCAGCTCGGGGAAGCCATCGGCCGGAGCCTGACGTACACGCTGCGCGGGGACACCGAGCCCGCACCCGAAGGAATGCTGCAGAGGGTTCCGGCCTGA
- a CDS encoding PIG-L deacetylase family protein, with translation MTAPPPPRKPWLAQLRRWGPPGLLAALIVGLSAWINLPVVDQVFGGSARRVAGLPALEAFRAGQRVLILSPHPDDETLCCAGLIQQARAAGARVSIAWITAGDGFEFDAALTQRTLRPGARNLRALGETRVLEARRAAAVLGVPAAQTYMLGYPDGGLLRLFTLHYATPYRAPRTDAAAVYVKGALSPGAPYTGQALEADLRRVLDKVQPDLVLAPAPQDFHSDHRTVSYLALRLLAETRQENRLRFWVVHGGLEWPVPKGLHPEQPLTVPPLASGLPWQRASLTPEQVGRKLEAVNIYRTQTRILGRFMHAFVRRNELLSPVALPPDPGHLTPEPESGPRPGAAP, from the coding sequence ATGACTGCCCCTCCCCCACCCCGAAAGCCCTGGCTGGCCCAACTCCGCCGCTGGGGGCCGCCGGGCCTGCTCGCCGCGCTGATCGTGGGGCTGAGCGCCTGGATCAACCTGCCGGTGGTGGATCAGGTCTTCGGCGGCAGCGCCCGGCGCGTGGCGGGACTGCCGGCGCTGGAGGCCTTCCGGGCCGGTCAGCGGGTGCTGATCCTCTCGCCCCACCCGGACGACGAGACGCTGTGCTGCGCCGGGCTGATCCAGCAGGCCCGGGCCGCCGGGGCGCGCGTGTCTATCGCCTGGATCACGGCCGGAGACGGCTTCGAGTTCGACGCCGCCCTGACCCAGCGCACCCTGCGCCCCGGCGCGCGGAACCTGCGGGCCCTGGGCGAGACGCGCGTGCTGGAGGCCCGGCGCGCGGCAGCCGTGCTGGGGGTTCCGGCGGCGCAGACCTACATGCTGGGCTACCCGGACGGCGGCTTGCTGAGGCTCTTCACCCTGCACTACGCCACCCCCTACCGGGCGCCCCGCACCGACGCCGCCGCGGTGTATGTGAAGGGCGCCCTGAGCCCCGGCGCCCCCTACACCGGGCAGGCGCTGGAGGCCGACCTGCGCCGCGTGCTGGACAAAGTTCAGCCCGATCTGGTACTGGCCCCCGCCCCGCAGGATTTCCACAGCGACCACCGCACCGTGTCGTACCTCGCGCTGCGGCTGCTGGCCGAAACGCGTCAGGAAAACCGCCTGCGCTTCTGGGTGGTGCACGGCGGGCTGGAATGGCCGGTGCCCAAGGGCCTGCACCCCGAGCAGCCGCTGACCGTGCCCCCGCTGGCCTCGGGCCTGCCGTGGCAGCGCGCCAGCCTGACGCCGGAGCAGGTCGGGCGCAAGCTGGAGGCCGTGAACATCTACCGCACCCAGACGCGCATCCTGGGCCGCTTCATGCACGCCTTCGTGCGCCGCAACGAGCTGCTGAGCCCGGTGGCGTTGCCGCCCGATCCCGGCCACCTCACCCCTGAGCCGGAATCGGGCCCCCGTCCAGGCGCCGCGCCATAG
- a CDS encoding phosphatase PAP2 family protein — translation MSAPVALRPPHSRHLIRWLLGILVPLLVVGFLAEDVLERERFAFETPLMEWIHAHAAPWLTGLSLGLHTFGGPWVMTVLAVALPLGLWLRGRHQQALFALLGLGSAVGIAFAMKLIFNRPRPELWTRLVSENGASFPSGHSAMAAALGTALCVLLWRTPYRWPVVALATVYVLLSGVARLVLGLHFPTDVLAGWMTGLACVLGAARLTGLPRPR, via the coding sequence ATGTCTGCTCCGGTCGCCCTCCGTCCGCCCCATTCCCGCCACCTGATCCGCTGGCTGCTGGGCATCCTGGTGCCCCTGCTGGTGGTGGGATTCCTGGCCGAGGACGTGCTGGAGCGCGAGCGCTTCGCCTTCGAGACCCCCCTGATGGAGTGGATCCACGCCCACGCCGCCCCCTGGCTGACGGGCCTGAGCCTGGGCCTGCACACCTTCGGCGGCCCCTGGGTCATGACGGTACTGGCCGTGGCGCTGCCCCTGGGCCTGTGGCTGCGCGGCCGCCACCAGCAGGCCCTGTTCGCGCTGCTGGGCCTGGGCAGCGCGGTGGGCATCGCGTTCGCCATGAAGCTGATCTTTAACCGCCCCCGCCCGGAGCTGTGGACCCGCCTGGTCTCCGAGAACGGCGCCTCCTTTCCCAGCGGCCACTCCGCCATGGCGGCGGCGCTGGGCACGGCGCTGTGCGTCCTGCTCTGGCGCACCCCCTACCGCTGGCCCGTGGTGGCCCTGGCCACCGTCTACGTGCTGCTCAGCGGCGTGGCCCGGCTGGTGCTGGGGCTGCATTTCCCGACCGACGTGCTGGCCGGCTGGATGACCGGGCTGGCCTGCGTGCTGGGCGCCGCCCGCCTGACCGGTCTACCGCGTCCACGGTGA